In a single window of the Terriglobia bacterium genome:
- a CDS encoding cytochrome c maturation protein CcmE: MSQERNKYLKFGAAIMLIVLTVAYLAYLGAQESKSYYVTIKELHAMGDDVYKKNLRVAGNVLPGSIKMSGPHADFQLVENGETLRVVYKGSEPPPDTFKDNAQALAMGVYKHDGVFYANELQAKCASKYAPQQQQPGAPAAQQPSKGY; the protein is encoded by the coding sequence ATGTCACAAGAACGCAATAAATACCTTAAGTTTGGGGCCGCGATCATGCTGATCGTGTTGACCGTGGCTTATCTGGCCTATCTGGGCGCGCAGGAAAGCAAGAGCTATTACGTCACCATTAAAGAGCTGCACGCGATGGGTGATGATGTTTACAAGAAGAACCTGCGCGTTGCCGGCAATGTACTTCCCGGATCCATCAAGATGAGCGGCCCGCATGCCGATTTCCAGTTGGTGGAAAACGGCGAGACGCTGCGTGTGGTCTATAAAGGCTCAGAGCCGCCGCCGGACACTTTCAAGGACAACGCCCAGGCGCTGGCCATGGGTGTTTATAAGCACGATGGCGTTTTTTACGCCAATGAGCTACAGGCTAAATGCGCCTCAAAATACGCTCCGCAGCAGCAACAGCCCGGAGCGCCGGCCGCACAGCAGCCGTCGAAAGGATACTGA
- a CDS encoding helix-turn-helix domain-containing protein: MKRVSAKSKTSVTPGSGNVFTDLRLPNAEEKQTKVRLAVTINQILASASLSQAAASEVLKINQPKISALANYRLDGFSVERLMNFLNALGRDVDIVIRKAPGKRAPKIRVTAA, translated from the coding sequence ATGAAACGCGTTTCCGCGAAAAGTAAAACATCCGTCACTCCGGGATCGGGAAATGTCTTTACAGACTTGCGATTACCCAACGCCGAGGAAAAGCAGACGAAAGTCCGCCTGGCTGTAACTATTAACCAGATCCTTGCAAGCGCAAGTCTTTCCCAAGCTGCGGCTTCAGAGGTACTGAAAATAAATCAGCCGAAGATATCCGCTCTGGCGAATTACCGCCTGGATGGATTTTCCGTGGAACGCCTCATGAATTTTCTCAACGCGCTTGGCCGGGACGTAGATATTGTAATCCGCAAGGCTCCCGGAAAACGGGCTCCCAAAATCCGCGTGACTGCGGCGTGA
- a CDS encoding glucosidase codes for MTAEELRIRESPDHTAPWRSWGPYVSERAWGTVREDYSANGQPWEYFPHDHARSRAYRWNEDGLAGICDRHQRLCFALALWNGRDTILKERLFGLNGEEGNHGEDVKEYYFYLDSTPTHSYMRYLYKYPQAEYPYEKLVAENGRRSKTDPEFELIDTGIFDEDRYFDVFVEYAKADWDDICIRITVTNRGPQGAEILLLPTLWFRNTWSWAAKPKPALALDKTTGTDTILARESEIGDYRLYYADGSSPLFTENETNSERIFGAKNASPYVKDAFHRYVINGETTAVNPQLTGTKAAIQYKFTVPPDGEVSIKLRLSKDKPGNTTATALGEEFERTFVARKAEADAFYSSVIPSTADDDTCNVMRQAFAGLLWTKQYYHYVVRDWLMGDPAEPAPPPERKNGRNHAWGHIYNADIISMPDKWEYPWYAAWDLAFHCVSLAMIDPSYAKEQLVLMLREWYMHPNGQIPAYEWAFGDVNPPVHAWATYQVYLIDKAKNGGAGDTQFLERVFHKLLLNFTWWVNRKDPDGMNVFQGGFLGLDNIGVFDRSSILPTGGHIEQSDGTSWMAMYSLDLLAIALELAAGDATYQDVASKFWEHFIYIARAMNHLGDDGLCLWNEDDGFFYDVLHLPDGARVPLRVRSMVGLIPLFAVQIMEPELLDSMPGFKMRLEWFIENRKDLTGHMACMETPGHKQRRLFSITDREQLRRILAVMLDENEFLSPHGIRALSRYHKEHPYMLDVAGINHQVDYEPAESTTGLFGGNSNWRGPIWFPVNFHLIQALRRFYQYYHDGFCVECPTGSGQMMNLDEVADEISRRLVSTFQRDAQGCRAVFGENEKFQSDPHWRDYVPFYEYFHGDTGAGVGASHQTGWTALVTKMIDELSLKQKAADGITLKATQGR; via the coding sequence ATAACCGCAGAAGAACTCCGGATCAGAGAATCGCCAGATCACACCGCCCCGTGGCGAAGCTGGGGTCCATACGTAAGTGAGCGCGCGTGGGGGACCGTGCGCGAAGACTACAGCGCTAACGGCCAGCCGTGGGAGTATTTCCCGCATGATCATGCCCGCTCGCGGGCCTATCGCTGGAACGAAGATGGGCTGGCCGGAATCTGTGACCGCCACCAGCGTCTGTGCTTTGCGCTTGCGCTATGGAACGGCCGGGACACAATCCTCAAAGAGCGCCTGTTTGGCCTGAACGGTGAAGAAGGCAACCACGGCGAGGATGTGAAGGAGTATTACTTTTACCTCGACTCCACTCCAACGCACTCCTACATGAGGTATCTGTACAAGTATCCGCAGGCGGAATATCCCTATGAAAAATTGGTTGCGGAGAACGGCCGCCGTTCAAAGACTGACCCTGAATTTGAGCTGATTGATACAGGCATTTTCGATGAAGACCGTTACTTCGATGTTTTTGTCGAATACGCGAAAGCTGACTGGGACGATATTTGTATCCGTATCACGGTAACCAATCGCGGCCCGCAAGGCGCTGAAATCCTTCTTCTGCCAACTTTGTGGTTTCGCAACACATGGTCCTGGGCAGCGAAGCCCAAACCTGCGCTGGCATTGGACAAAACCACTGGCACAGACACAATACTGGCGCGGGAAAGCGAGATCGGCGATTACCGCCTCTACTATGCCGATGGCAGTTCACCTCTGTTCACTGAAAACGAAACGAATAGTGAACGGATCTTCGGCGCAAAAAATGCTTCGCCCTATGTAAAGGACGCGTTTCATCGCTACGTGATCAACGGTGAGACCACGGCAGTGAACCCGCAGCTCACAGGTACCAAAGCGGCAATTCAGTACAAATTCACCGTGCCGCCGGACGGGGAAGTTTCCATCAAACTGCGGCTCAGCAAGGACAAACCGGGAAATACCACTGCTACCGCTCTAGGCGAGGAATTTGAACGCACATTTGTCGCCCGCAAAGCTGAAGCCGACGCGTTTTACTCAAGCGTCATTCCTTCCACCGCAGATGATGATACGTGTAACGTGATGCGCCAGGCCTTTGCCGGCCTTCTGTGGACAAAGCAGTATTACCACTATGTTGTGCGCGACTGGCTCATGGGCGATCCTGCTGAGCCCGCGCCGCCGCCTGAGCGCAAAAACGGCCGCAACCACGCCTGGGGACACATCTACAATGCCGACATTATTTCCATGCCCGACAAGTGGGAGTACCCATGGTATGCGGCGTGGGACCTGGCTTTCCACTGCGTATCTTTGGCAATGATCGATCCCAGCTATGCCAAGGAGCAGCTTGTGCTCATGCTGCGCGAGTGGTACATGCATCCCAATGGACAGATTCCCGCGTATGAATGGGCATTCGGCGACGTGAATCCTCCTGTCCACGCATGGGCCACGTACCAGGTTTACCTCATCGACAAAGCAAAGAACGGCGGCGCAGGCGACACGCAATTTCTTGAGCGCGTTTTCCATAAGCTACTCTTGAACTTTACCTGGTGGGTGAACCGTAAAGATCCGGACGGCATGAACGTATTTCAAGGCGGCTTCCTTGGGCTGGACAATATCGGAGTGTTTGATCGCAGCTCCATCTTGCCGACCGGCGGACACATTGAGCAGTCTGATGGCACCAGTTGGATGGCCATGTACTCGCTCGATCTGCTGGCCATCGCGCTGGAACTGGCTGCGGGTGACGCGACGTATCAGGATGTCGCCAGCAAATTCTGGGAGCACTTCATTTATATTGCGCGCGCCATGAACCATCTTGGCGATGACGGCCTATGCCTGTGGAATGAGGATGACGGCTTTTTTTATGACGTGCTGCATCTGCCTGATGGAGCGCGGGTGCCCCTGCGCGTCCGGTCGATGGTTGGCCTGATCCCATTATTTGCCGTGCAGATCATGGAGCCGGAGCTGCTTGATTCCATGCCAGGCTTCAAGATGCGCCTGGAATGGTTTATTGAAAATCGCAAAGACCTTACCGGGCACATGGCCTGCATGGAAACCCCTGGACACAAGCAGCGCCGGCTGTTTTCCATTACAGACCGCGAACAACTCAGGCGCATTCTTGCGGTCATGCTGGATGAAAATGAGTTCCTGTCGCCGCACGGCATTCGCGCGCTCTCGCGTTATCACAAAGAGCATCCTTACATGCTGGACGTGGCCGGCATAAATCACCAGGTTGACTATGAGCCCGCGGAATCGACCACAGGACTTTTCGGCGGCAACTCCAACTGGCGCGGCCCCATCTGGTTCCCGGTAAACTTTCATTTGATCCAGGCGCTGCGCCGCTTCTATCAGTACTATCACGATGGGTTTTGCGTGGAATGCCCCACCGGCTCCGGCCAGATGATGAACCTGGACGAAGTAGCCGACGAGATCAGCCGTCGCCTGGTCTCGACCTTCCAGCGCGACGCCCAGGGATGCCGTGCGGTTTTTGGCGAGAATGAAAAATTCCAGTCAGACCCGCACTGGCGTGATTACGTGCCGTTTTATGAGTATTTTCATGGTGACACCGGTGCTGGAGTCGGCGCGAGCCACCAGACCGGCTGGACTGCGCTGGTGACCAAGATGATTGATGAACTCTCCTTGAAACAAAAAGCTGCTGACGGCATCACACTCAAGGCTACGCAAGGGCGCTGA
- a CDS encoding TonB family protein yields the protein MTDVRLGQTCLLALVLILLVTPGPAIAATCESMAALKLPDTTISSAQPVAAGAFIPPGESVPPASVKNLPAFCRVAATIKPAKDSEIKMEVWLPLTGWNGKYRGEGNGGFAGSIFYPGLATAVSEGYASASTDTGHSGSPVDAHWALGHPDKIVDFGWRAIHEMTVKAKSIIQAFYGDAPKKSYFTGCSNGGRQALMEAQRFPEDYDGIIAGAPANYWTKVFATFIWDIQAMQVETGSYIGANKIPTIAHAVIAACDANDGVKDGVLNDPPACHFDPKALLCQQGDSDTCLTAPQATALKKIYDGPVDAKGQQMFPGFLPGGEDGEGGWVTWIDGGPGKDLQSVFAHGFYTNMISTQEPIDLKTINVETAVKLADDQQGQTFNAIDPDLKAFARRGGKLIVYHGWSDAALPPQGSINYYNSVEEAMGLGKPALFMRLFMAPGMQHCGGGPGPNSFGQFAPGVDADHDLNQALERWVEKGIAPDKLIATKFVDDKPEKGVAMTRPLCPYPAAANYKGTGDTNDAANFECTHDAEIIHALKDPGVKAPRPLHTPDPKYSKSAKNQGIEGTVTLSAVIGIDGKAHDVKVVKSLEPSLDANAIEAVKTWKFAPATKDGRPVAAAIRLEVDFKLW from the coding sequence GTGACGGACGTCCGCCTTGGGCAAACCTGCTTACTCGCTTTGGTCCTTATTCTTCTGGTCACGCCGGGTCCGGCAATTGCCGCCACCTGTGAAAGCATGGCCGCGCTCAAGCTGCCTGATACCACTATCTCGTCAGCTCAGCCGGTTGCTGCCGGCGCATTTATTCCTCCGGGCGAGAGCGTGCCGCCTGCTTCGGTAAAAAATCTGCCGGCATTCTGTCGCGTTGCGGCCACTATCAAGCCGGCCAAAGATTCCGAGATCAAGATGGAAGTGTGGCTGCCGCTCACGGGGTGGAATGGCAAGTATCGCGGAGAAGGAAACGGCGGATTTGCCGGATCCATTTTCTATCCCGGACTGGCTACGGCGGTATCTGAGGGTTACGCTTCTGCCAGCACAGACACTGGGCACTCCGGCTCGCCAGTCGACGCCCACTGGGCGCTCGGTCATCCCGATAAAATTGTTGACTTCGGCTGGCGCGCCATCCATGAGATGACGGTCAAGGCCAAGAGCATCATCCAGGCGTTTTACGGCGACGCTCCAAAGAAATCCTATTTCACCGGCTGCTCCAACGGCGGCCGCCAGGCGCTGATGGAAGCGCAGCGCTTCCCTGAAGACTATGACGGCATCATCGCCGGTGCGCCAGCAAATTACTGGACCAAGGTCTTTGCCACCTTCATCTGGGACATCCAGGCCATGCAGGTGGAAACCGGCAGCTATATTGGCGCCAATAAAATTCCCACCATTGCCCACGCGGTGATCGCGGCGTGTGACGCCAATGATGGCGTGAAGGATGGTGTGCTCAATGATCCGCCTGCCTGCCACTTTGATCCCAAAGCGCTGCTCTGCCAACAGGGTGACTCCGATACTTGCCTGACTGCGCCGCAGGCGACCGCTCTCAAAAAGATTTATGACGGCCCCGTGGACGCCAAAGGCCAGCAGATGTTCCCCGGCTTTCTCCCTGGCGGAGAAGACGGTGAGGGCGGATGGGTAACGTGGATTGACGGCGGCCCTGGCAAAGACCTGCAATCTGTCTTTGCTCACGGGTTCTATACCAACATGATTTCCACTCAAGAGCCCATTGATCTGAAAACCATCAACGTTGAAACCGCCGTCAAACTGGCGGACGATCAGCAGGGCCAGACCTTCAATGCCATTGACCCGGACCTCAAGGCATTCGCTCGGCGCGGCGGAAAGCTCATTGTGTATCACGGCTGGAGTGATGCTGCTCTGCCGCCGCAAGGCTCCATCAATTATTACAACAGCGTGGAAGAGGCCATGGGACTGGGCAAGCCTGCGCTGTTCATGCGGCTCTTTATGGCTCCGGGCATGCAGCACTGCGGCGGCGGTCCGGGCCCAAATTCCTTTGGACAGTTTGCGCCAGGCGTCGATGCCGACCATGATCTCAACCAGGCGCTGGAGCGCTGGGTGGAAAAAGGAATCGCGCCGGACAAGCTCATCGCAACAAAGTTTGTGGACGATAAGCCTGAGAAGGGCGTGGCCATGACTCGTCCGCTCTGTCCTTATCCTGCGGCGGCAAATTATAAAGGCACGGGCGATACCAACGACGCCGCGAACTTTGAATGCACCCATGATGCCGAAATCATTCATGCGCTTAAGGACCCGGGGGTAAAAGCGCCTCGGCCTCTACATACTCCAGACCCAAAATATTCAAAGAGCGCAAAGAATCAGGGGATTGAGGGTACTGTAACGCTTTCCGCGGTCATCGGGATTGACGGCAAGGCCCACGATGTGAAAGTGGTGAAATCGCTTGAGCCTTCCCTGGACGCCAATGCCATTGAAGCGGTAAAGACCTGGAAGTTTGCCCCGGCCACCAAAGATGGACGGCCCGTGGCGGCGGCCATACGTTTGGAAGTCGACTTCAAGCTCTGGTGA
- a CDS encoding heme exporter protein CcmB: MSIAKLTWINVSKDLRLEWRSRDVFNSMMFFALVVVVVFSFSFEKEDSRPVMGGLIWIAFLFSTTMALNQSWARELRNGVLDAYRVSPAPAEALFLGKCLGNFILVMLLECLMAPLFVVFYNLSTVGPLWQLLLVAILGTWALVVNGTFFAAMSIRTRNRELMLPLLLLPISLPAVISMVGGTTQVLSGEGSPAVQLKFLAGFCVIFTTACFLLFDTVLNAE, encoded by the coding sequence ATGTCCATCGCAAAGCTCACATGGATCAACGTCAGTAAGGACCTCCGGCTGGAATGGCGGTCGCGCGACGTTTTTAATTCCATGATGTTCTTTGCCCTCGTCGTAGTGGTAGTCTTCAGCTTTTCCTTTGAGAAGGAAGATTCGCGCCCGGTAATGGGCGGGCTGATCTGGATTGCATTTTTGTTCTCCACCACCATGGCGCTGAACCAGAGTTGGGCGCGTGAGCTGCGCAACGGCGTGCTGGACGCCTACCGCGTCTCCCCGGCTCCCGCCGAAGCTTTGTTCCTGGGCAAGTGCTTAGGTAACTTTATTCTGGTGATGTTGCTGGAATGCCTGATGGCCCCATTATTCGTAGTCTTTTACAATTTAAGTACGGTGGGGCCTCTATGGCAGTTGCTGCTGGTTGCCATTTTAGGCACTTGGGCGCTGGTGGTAAATGGAACGTTTTTTGCCGCCATGTCCATTCGTACCCGCAACCGCGAACTCATGCTGCCGCTGCTTCTGTTGCCCATTTCACTTCCGGCAGTGATCAGCATGGTAGGGGGCACTACCCAGGTACTGAGCGGCGAGGGTTCGCCCGCTGTACAGTTGAAATTTCTGGCAGGATTCTGCGTGATCTTTACCACCGCATGTTTCCTGCTGTTTGATACGGTGTTAAACGCAGAATGA
- a CDS encoding BON domain-containing protein produces MRRAIYAIAVTACTVCFLQAVAQSDKKFSAKAQERITKEVRHQILSLPDFGTFDSIAFKLNGYDVVLYGQVVQASLKSDAEHVVKRIEGVEHVENHIEVLPTSGNDDRLRRDLFIAIYRYGPLQHYGVGSNRPIRIIVNHGNVTLEGVVDHESDKNFAGIRANGVPGVFSVRNNLVVPGKGK; encoded by the coding sequence ATGCGCAGAGCGATCTATGCAATTGCAGTGACGGCCTGCACCGTGTGTTTTTTGCAGGCAGTCGCCCAGAGCGATAAGAAATTCTCCGCCAAAGCCCAGGAGCGCATTACCAAAGAGGTGCGTCACCAGATATTGTCCCTTCCCGACTTTGGCACCTTCGATAGCATTGCGTTCAAGCTCAACGGCTATGACGTTGTTCTCTACGGGCAGGTAGTGCAAGCTTCGCTCAAGAGCGATGCCGAGCACGTGGTGAAAAGAATTGAAGGCGTGGAGCACGTCGAGAACCATATTGAAGTGCTGCCGACGTCAGGCAATGACGATCGACTGCGCCGCGACTTGTTCATCGCCATCTACCGCTACGGCCCGCTGCAGCATTATGGCGTAGGATCAAACCGCCCGATTCGCATCATCGTGAACCACGGAAACGTAACGCTGGAAGGCGTTGTCGATCATGAATCAGACAAGAACTTCGCCGGAATTCGCGCGAACGGAGTTCCGGGAGTGTTTTCCGTCCGGAACAATCTGGTTGTGCCGGGGAAGGGTAAATAG
- the ccmA gene encoding heme ABC exporter ATP-binding protein CcmA yields MTTPDAPPVRTENVSKIYGRTAAVRKVSLALEPGRFYVLRGENGAGKSTLLRMIAGLNEPTEGSIQIYGIHNKQALNRMGYMAHAPLLYDELSGMENLRFFGQLYGVNSDEPLAQAMQRVGLDDKLDRRIGQYSQGMRQRLSLARAIFHEPRLLLLDEPFSNVDPDSALQIAKLLADMRSGGTTILLVTHQIGLLANLADEYLMLSHGQLVDRGPMTKGTA; encoded by the coding sequence CTGACGACTCCCGACGCTCCTCCTGTCCGCACTGAAAACGTCTCCAAGATTTATGGCCGCACCGCCGCGGTAAGAAAAGTCTCGCTTGCGCTGGAGCCGGGGCGGTTTTATGTACTGCGCGGAGAAAACGGCGCAGGCAAATCCACGTTGCTGCGCATGATTGCCGGACTCAATGAGCCGACGGAAGGCAGCATCCAGATTTATGGCATTCACAACAAGCAGGCGCTCAATCGCATGGGCTATATGGCCCACGCGCCGCTGCTCTATGACGAGCTTTCCGGCATGGAGAACCTGCGCTTCTTTGGCCAGCTTTACGGCGTGAACTCTGATGAGCCTCTGGCCCAGGCGATGCAGCGTGTCGGCCTGGATGACAAGCTGGACCGCCGAATCGGCCAGTATTCACAGGGAATGCGCCAGCGGCTTTCTCTGGCGCGGGCGATTTTTCACGAGCCGCGGCTCCTCTTGCTCGATGAGCCTTTTTCCAACGTGGATCCTGACTCAGCATTGCAGATTGCCAAACTGCTGGCGGACATGCGCTCCGGCGGCACTACAATTTTGCTGGTCACACACCAGATCGGATTGCTGGCCAATTTAGCCGACGAATACCTGATGCTTTCGCACGGACAGCTTGTCGATCGCGGGCCGATGACAAAAGGAACGGCGTGA
- a CDS encoding glutamine--tRNA ligase/YqeY domain fusion protein, translating into MTASNPRPEETAAPEPARPSNFIRDTIIEDLKTGKYNGRVWTRFPPEPNGYLHIGHAKAICLDFGLADEFGGGTNLRFDDTNPEKEETEYVESIMADVKWLGFEWEGLYYASDYFQQLHDWAVQLIKAGKAYVDDLSAEEIRKHRGTLTEPGKESPYRNRTVEENLDLFARMKAGEFPDGTRVLRAKIDMASPNLNMRDPVMYRILHAEHHRTGDKWCIYPMYDYAHGQSDSLENITHSMCTLEFEDHRPLYNWFIQELGIFPSQQMEFDRLNLTYTLLSKRKLLQLVQERHVSGWDDPRMPTLSGIRRRGYTPEALRNFVANIGVTKTNGTLELAMLEHFVREDLNRRAQRVMAVLRPLKVVIDNYPDGQTEEMDAVNNPEDESAGKRKVPFSRELYIEQDDFREVPPKGYFRLSPGKEVRLRYGYFITAQSVVKNDQGEVVEVHVTYDPATRGGNAPDGRKVKSTIHWVSAAHAINAEVRLYDNLFSKEDPNDVPEGQDFTANLNPNSLETVTDAKLEPSLKSALPGARYQFERLGYFCVDTDSNPGTPVFNRTVALKDTWAKKQSK; encoded by the coding sequence ATGACGGCATCGAATCCCAGACCGGAAGAGACCGCAGCTCCCGAGCCGGCGCGCCCTTCCAACTTTATTCGCGACACCATTATTGAAGACCTGAAGACCGGCAAATACAACGGCCGCGTGTGGACCAGGTTTCCTCCCGAGCCGAACGGCTATCTTCACATTGGCCATGCCAAGGCCATCTGTCTCGATTTTGGCCTAGCCGACGAATTCGGCGGCGGCACCAACCTGCGCTTTGACGACACGAACCCGGAGAAGGAAGAAACCGAGTACGTTGAATCCATCATGGCCGACGTGAAGTGGCTGGGCTTTGAGTGGGAAGGGCTTTACTACGCTTCAGATTATTTTCAGCAACTGCATGACTGGGCCGTGCAGCTCATCAAAGCGGGCAAAGCTTACGTGGATGACTTGAGCGCGGAAGAAATCCGCAAACATCGCGGCACGCTGACTGAGCCGGGGAAGGAAAGCCCGTATCGCAACCGAACGGTGGAAGAAAATCTTGATCTCTTTGCGCGCATGAAGGCCGGCGAGTTCCCTGACGGTACGCGCGTGCTGCGGGCCAAGATTGATATGGCGTCGCCCAATTTGAACATGCGTGATCCCGTGATGTACCGCATTCTGCATGCGGAGCACCATCGCACGGGCGATAAGTGGTGCATTTATCCCATGTATGACTACGCGCACGGCCAGTCAGATTCGCTGGAAAACATTACGCACTCCATGTGCACGCTGGAGTTTGAAGACCATCGTCCGCTATATAACTGGTTCATCCAGGAGCTGGGCATATTCCCTTCACAGCAGATGGAGTTTGACCGGCTCAACCTGACCTACACGCTGCTGAGCAAGCGCAAGCTGCTGCAACTGGTGCAGGAAAGACACGTAAGCGGCTGGGACGATCCGCGCATGCCCACGCTGAGCGGTATCCGACGCCGCGGCTATACGCCGGAAGCGCTACGGAATTTTGTGGCGAACATCGGCGTGACCAAGACCAACGGCACGCTTGAACTGGCCATGCTGGAGCACTTTGTGCGCGAAGACCTGAACCGTCGCGCACAGCGCGTGATGGCTGTGCTGCGGCCCTTGAAGGTAGTGATCGATAACTACCCTGACGGCCAGACGGAAGAGATGGACGCCGTCAACAATCCTGAGGACGAAAGCGCGGGCAAGCGCAAAGTGCCGTTTTCCCGCGAACTTTATATCGAACAGGACGATTTCCGCGAAGTTCCGCCTAAAGGCTACTTCCGTCTTTCACCAGGAAAAGAGGTTCGGCTGCGTTATGGATATTTCATCACGGCGCAAAGCGTGGTCAAGAACGATCAAGGTGAGGTGGTGGAAGTTCACGTGACGTATGATCCGGCTACGCGAGGCGGCAACGCTCCCGATGGACGCAAGGTAAAGTCCACGATCCACTGGGTGTCTGCGGCGCACGCCATCAACGCCGAGGTGCGGCTCTATGACAACCTCTTCAGCAAGGAAGATCCCAATGATGTTCCTGAAGGCCAGGATTTTACCGCCAACCTGAATCCCAATTCGCTGGAGACGGTGACGGACGCAAAGCTTGAACCTTCGTTAAAGTCAGCATTGCCGGGCGCGCGTTACCAGTTTGAGCGGCTGGGATATTTTTGCGTGGATACTGATTCAAACCCAGGAACGCCGGTGTTCAATCGTACCGTGGCGTTAAAAGATACCTGGGCAAAAAAGCAATCAAAGTGA
- a CDS encoding cytochrome c biogenesis protein, whose protein sequence is MKTKLFFAFAAFCCAFLAYGTYQGLVVAPTEETMGDVQRIFYVHVPAATVGFTMFFVNFLASVFYLWKRSAKADALAATTAEVGVVFCTVVLITGPIWARYAWGTWWSTWDMRLNTTLMLWLLYVSYLMMRRSSTAGSTSVLAAALAVFAFLDVPIVYMANRWFKTHHPPPMIGTSNLDPSMQHILFINMLAFLCFGSLIGWFRYEMERTAQKIDAAHIQRAAGGAAGMMLIPAMFFMSPGHVAPISYLWAGYLAAWGIYVAYLLFLMSKLARLKKEAAELGA, encoded by the coding sequence ATGAAAACCAAACTATTTTTCGCTTTCGCCGCTTTTTGCTGTGCCTTTCTGGCCTACGGAACGTACCAGGGACTCGTCGTTGCGCCCACTGAAGAAACCATGGGCGACGTGCAGCGAATCTTTTATGTCCACGTTCCCGCTGCCACGGTCGGCTTCACCATGTTCTTTGTCAACTTCCTGGCGTCCGTCTTTTATCTTTGGAAGCGTAGCGCGAAGGCGGATGCGCTGGCCGCTACCACCGCTGAAGTGGGCGTGGTGTTCTGCACCGTTGTGCTGATTACGGGACCCATCTGGGCGCGTTATGCCTGGGGTACATGGTGGTCAACCTGGGACATGCGGCTCAACACCACGCTGATGCTGTGGCTGTTGTACGTGAGCTATTTAATGATGCGCCGCTCTTCCACGGCTGGTTCCACTTCAGTTTTGGCGGCAGCGCTGGCGGTCTTCGCATTCCTCGATGTGCCAATTGTTTACATGGCCAACCGCTGGTTTAAGACCCACCATCCACCGCCGATGATTGGCACTTCCAACCTTGATCCCAGCATGCAGCATATTTTATTCATCAATATGCTGGCTTTCCTCTGCTTCGGTTCGCTGATTGGCTGGTTTCGCTATGAGATGGAGCGTACGGCCCAGAAGATTGACGCGGCGCACATCCAGCGCGCCGCCGGCGGCGCAGCCGGCATGATGCTGATACCGGCAATGTTCTTTATGTCTCCCGGTCATGTCGCACCGATTTCATATCTGTGGGCGGGCTACCTGGCGGCATGGGGCATCTACGTTGCCTATCTGCTCTTCCTGATGAGCAAGCTGGCCCGGCTGAAAAAGGAAGCGGCGGAGTTGGGCGCGTAG